A genomic region of Eucalyptus grandis isolate ANBG69807.140 chromosome 5, ASM1654582v1, whole genome shotgun sequence contains the following coding sequences:
- the LOC108956919 gene encoding uncharacterized protein LOC108956919 has product METRQGRSVCLRFSFSSTNRLASQVRLPPGVLSRPNGRRGGEWNPEKDLLAMVTDDSKDISRAVLHTYMTIWSSGMEGEIGESKETRRVRGAASKLLSWDLKTVQFYCMM; this is encoded by the exons ATGGAGACGAGGCAGGGTCGCAGCGTGTGCCTCCGTTTCAGCTTCAGTTCGACAAACCGCCTGGCTTCTCAGGTTCGGCTTCCGCCCGGCGTTCTTTCGCGACCTAATGGGCGAAGAGGGGGTGAGTGGAATCCGGAGAAGGATTTGCTGGCGATGGTCACGGATGACTCGAAG gATATATCTCGAGCTGTGCTGCATACTTATATGACAATCTGGTCGAGTGGGATGGAGGGAGAAATTGGAGAAAGCAAAGAGACTAGGAGGGTCAGGGGAGCTGCATCCAA GTTGTTGTCTTGGGACTTGAAGACGGTACAGTTTTACTGCATGATGTAA